Proteins co-encoded in one Callospermophilus lateralis isolate mCalLat2 chromosome 2, mCalLat2.hap1, whole genome shotgun sequence genomic window:
- the Gstp1 gene encoding glutathione S-transferase P, producing the protein MPPYTIVYFPVRGRCEAMRMLLADQGQSWKEEVVTLDTWQQGSLKASCVYGQLPKFQDGDLNLYQSNAILRHLGRSLGLYGKDQREAALVDMVNDGVEDLRCKYITLIYTNYEAGKENYVKALPGHLKPFENLLSQNQGGKAFIIGDQISFADYNLLDLLLIHQVLAPSCLDAFPLLSAYVARLSARPKLKAFLASPDHVNRPINGNGKQ; encoded by the exons A TGCCGCCCTACACCATTGTCTACTTCCCGGTTCGAG GGCGATGCGAGGCCATGCGCATGCTGCTGGCTGACCAGGGCCAGAGCTGGAAGGAGGAGGTGGTGACTTTGGATACCTGGCAGCAGGGCTCTCTCAAGGCCTCCTGT GTGTATGGGCAGCTGCCCAAGTTCCAGGACGGGGACCTCAACCTGTACCAGTCCAATGCCATCTTGCGTCACCTGGGCCGCTCCTTGG GGCTCTATGGGAAGGACCAGCGGGAGGCAGCCTTAGTGGACATGGTGAATGATGGCGTGGAGGATCTTCGCTGCAAATATATCACCCTCATCTACACCAACTAC GAGGCAGGCAAGGAGAACTATGTGAAGGCACTGCCCGGCCACCTGAAGCCTTTTGAGAACCTACTGTCCCAGAACCAGGGGGGCAAGGCCTTCATCATTGGGGACCAG ATCTCCTTTGCCGACTACAACCTGCTGGACTTGCTGCTGATCCACCAGGTGCTGGCTCCCAGCTGCCTGGACGCCTTCCCCCTGCTCTCGGCCTACGTGGCGCGCCTGAGCGCCCGGCCCAAGCTCAAGGCTTTCCTGGCCTCCCCCGACCACGTCAACCGCCCCATCAATGGCAATGGCAAACAGTGA